One segment of Panthera uncia isolate 11264 chromosome A3 unlocalized genomic scaffold, Puncia_PCG_1.0 HiC_scaffold_12, whole genome shotgun sequence DNA contains the following:
- the LOC125937451 gene encoding putative speedy protein E7 isoform X1: MEREDRTPLGSTSAASETAPSQQDAAKKSQKKRVCMEGKAAPQNRSPLASSSASSEVVPEQRARTMRGQKKRRWTDVKAGTQERSAPASNSTTSEALSELKSWKKRGQNIWTVNHVEGTKLRMNKRRRPSYRPEDQEAFYRLLEDPVIQSFLEADIFLKVSDKYLLSMVVEYFGRVGLPGHLYNRIHFFLALYIASDMEEDNPTSKRSIFQFLLGREHWPDLYKEFLKLKVEFFHAMGHRAWVTPELCEEIQAQNPHHWVWSRARQCAP, translated from the exons ATGGAAAG AGAAGACAGGACCCCTCTGGGCTCCACATCGGCTGCCTCAGAGACTGCTCCGAGCCAACAGGACGCAGCAAAGAAGAGTCAGAAGAAAAGGGTGTGCATGGAAGGGAAGGCAG CTCCACAGAATAGGAGCCCTCTGGCCTCCAGTTCTGCATCTTCAGAGGTTGTCCCTGAGCAGAGAGCCAGGACAATGAGAGGCCAGAAGAAGAGGAGATGGACAGACGTGAAGGCAG GGACCCAGGAGAGAAGTGCCCCGGCCTCCAATTCCACCACCTCTGAAGCTCTCTCTGAGCTGAAGTCCTGGAAGAAGAGGGGGCAGAACATATGGACTGTCAATCATGTTGAGGGGACAAAACTCAGGATGAACAAGAGGAGAAGACCCAGTTACCGTCCTGAAGACCAAGAAGCATTCTACCGACTTCTGG AGGATCCTGTTATCCAGAGCTTCTTGGAAGCTGACATTTTCCTCAAAGTGTCTGATAAG TACCTGCTTTCCATGGTGGTGGAATATTTTGGCCGTGTCGGGCTGCCTGGACACCTCTACAACAGGATCCACTTCTTCCTGGCCCT CTACATTGCCTCCGACATGGAGGAGGACAACCCCACATCCAAACGGAGCATCTTCCAGTTCCTGCTGGGCAGGGAGCACTGGCCAGACCTCTACAAGGAGTTCCTGAAGCTGAAGGTGGAGTTCTTCCATGCAATGGGGCACCGAGCCTGGGTCACCCCGGAGTTGTGTGAGGAG ATCCAGGCCCAGAACCCACATCACTGGGTCTGGAGTCGGGCACGCCAGTGCGCCCCCTAG
- the LOC125937451 gene encoding putative speedy protein E7 isoform X2 — MEGKAAPQNRSPLASSSASSEVVPEQRARTMRGQKKRRWTDVKAGTQERSAPASNSTTSEALSELKSWKKRGQNIWTVNHVEGTKLRMNKRRRPSYRPEDQEAFYRLLEDPVIQSFLEADIFLKVSDKYLLSMVVEYFGRVGLPGHLYNRIHFFLALYIASDMEEDNPTSKRSIFQFLLGREHWPDLYKEFLKLKVEFFHAMGHRAWVTPELCEEIQAQNPHHWVWSRARQCAP; from the exons ATGGAAGGGAAGGCAG CTCCACAGAATAGGAGCCCTCTGGCCTCCAGTTCTGCATCTTCAGAGGTTGTCCCTGAGCAGAGAGCCAGGACAATGAGAGGCCAGAAGAAGAGGAGATGGACAGACGTGAAGGCAG GGACCCAGGAGAGAAGTGCCCCGGCCTCCAATTCCACCACCTCTGAAGCTCTCTCTGAGCTGAAGTCCTGGAAGAAGAGGGGGCAGAACATATGGACTGTCAATCATGTTGAGGGGACAAAACTCAGGATGAACAAGAGGAGAAGACCCAGTTACCGTCCTGAAGACCAAGAAGCATTCTACCGACTTCTGG AGGATCCTGTTATCCAGAGCTTCTTGGAAGCTGACATTTTCCTCAAAGTGTCTGATAAG TACCTGCTTTCCATGGTGGTGGAATATTTTGGCCGTGTCGGGCTGCCTGGACACCTCTACAACAGGATCCACTTCTTCCTGGCCCT CTACATTGCCTCCGACATGGAGGAGGACAACCCCACATCCAAACGGAGCATCTTCCAGTTCCTGCTGGGCAGGGAGCACTGGCCAGACCTCTACAAGGAGTTCCTGAAGCTGAAGGTGGAGTTCTTCCATGCAATGGGGCACCGAGCCTGGGTCACCCCGGAGTTGTGTGAGGAG ATCCAGGCCCAGAACCCACATCACTGGGTCTGGAGTCGGGCACGCCAGTGCGCCCCCTAG